One Roseimaritima multifibrata DNA window includes the following coding sequences:
- a CDS encoding polysaccharide biosynthesis/export family protein, with product MIRHLQHYLLLTMILGSLGCQTLHQHKNTPVIVQPADVPKELCKATIPEYVIEPPDILTIDALRVLPKQPYALQPLDSISVQINKSNGEPLFNASASIDPAGELPLGPEFGSVKASGKTIGQLRTEIKRLVNETYSEPLVGVDLVQIALLQQIAGEHIVSPDGKVNLGVYGQVRVAGMSIPESKQAIEAHLSTYLDKPQIAVDIFGFNSKFYYVISEGGGLGDQVTRIPFTGNETVLDAISNVEGLSAVSSKQMWVARPGRNMDGGEQVLPVDWQAVSMRGDTRTNYQIMPGDRVFVAEDKLVAFDNHFAKQVAPIERMAGVVLLVTQAAQRLVYFEQSGTNGGNSGF from the coding sequence ATGATCCGGCACCTCCAGCACTATTTGCTCCTGACGATGATTCTGGGATCCCTAGGATGCCAGACGTTGCACCAGCACAAAAATACTCCTGTCATCGTTCAGCCGGCCGACGTTCCCAAAGAACTCTGTAAAGCGACCATTCCGGAATACGTGATTGAACCTCCGGACATCCTGACGATCGATGCGTTGCGGGTCCTGCCGAAGCAGCCATACGCCCTCCAGCCGCTTGATTCGATCTCCGTCCAAATCAACAAAAGCAACGGCGAACCGCTCTTCAACGCATCGGCGTCGATCGACCCTGCAGGCGAACTCCCACTGGGCCCCGAATTCGGTTCGGTGAAAGCGTCGGGAAAGACGATTGGCCAACTGCGAACTGAAATCAAACGCCTGGTCAACGAAACGTACTCGGAACCACTCGTTGGGGTCGACCTCGTGCAAATCGCCCTGCTCCAACAAATCGCTGGCGAACACATCGTAAGCCCCGATGGAAAGGTCAACCTTGGAGTCTACGGCCAAGTTCGCGTCGCTGGCATGTCCATCCCGGAATCAAAACAAGCCATTGAAGCTCACCTCTCCACCTACCTCGACAAACCGCAAATCGCGGTCGATATCTTCGGGTTCAACAGTAAATTTTATTACGTCATCTCCGAGGGTGGCGGGCTTGGCGATCAAGTAACCCGAATTCCCTTCACGGGGAACGAAACGGTGCTAGATGCGATCAGTAACGTCGAGGGCTTAAGTGCGGTCTCTTCGAAACAAATGTGGGTCGCCCGCCCCGGAAGAAATATGGACGGAGGCGAACAGGTTCTTCCGGTCGACTGGCAAGCCGTCTCGATGCGAGGCGACACAAGGACGAACTACCAGATCATGCCGGGCGACCGAGTATTCGTCGCCGAAGACAAACTTGTCGCCTTTGACAACCACTTCGCCAAACAGGTGGCACCCATCGAACGGATGGCAGGGGTGGTCTTGCTAGTGACGCAAGCCGCACAACGATTGGTTTACTTTGAACAAAGCGGTACCAACGGCGGAAATTCAGGCTTTTAA
- a CDS encoding WecB/TagA/CpsF family glycosyltransferase, translating into MTAETKSPSCSSESDSATLRHRLWSIDIDAVTMSQAVQRIGDWISEGQPTCRFVVTPNVDHIVQLYRQKELIPLYRQASMTLADGWPLVSMSRLYGKPLPERVAGSDLLPAICEKSQSDNRPVKLFLLGGKPGVPQRAAQAIANRWPVAEVIGSSSPPLGFENDPVFNQELCSQINQAEPDILVVGLGFPKQESWILNHRERLRTPVALAVGGTIDFLAGEQTRAPKWTQAIKMEWLHRLATNPRRLAKRYALDAIYFPWICIRQGWHDA; encoded by the coding sequence TTGACCGCAGAAACGAAATCGCCGTCCTGTTCGTCTGAATCCGATTCGGCAACGCTGCGTCATCGTTTATGGTCGATCGACATTGACGCGGTAACGATGAGCCAAGCCGTTCAGCGGATCGGAGACTGGATCAGCGAGGGGCAACCGACATGCCGTTTTGTTGTCACCCCCAACGTGGACCACATCGTACAGCTCTACCGGCAAAAAGAGCTCATCCCGCTTTACCGCCAAGCCAGCATGACACTCGCCGACGGTTGGCCGTTGGTCTCCATGTCGCGACTTTATGGCAAACCGCTACCCGAACGCGTCGCCGGCTCGGACTTACTCCCCGCCATCTGCGAAAAATCTCAATCAGACAACCGGCCAGTCAAGCTGTTTTTACTGGGTGGCAAACCGGGAGTCCCACAGCGAGCGGCCCAAGCGATCGCAAACCGTTGGCCGGTGGCGGAAGTGATCGGCAGCAGCAGCCCACCACTGGGCTTCGAGAACGATCCCGTTTTCAATCAAGAATTATGCAGCCAGATCAACCAAGCCGAGCCCGACATCCTGGTCGTAGGCCTGGGGTTCCCCAAGCAAGAATCGTGGATCCTCAATCACCGCGAACGACTGCGAACCCCAGTTGCGCTAGCCGTAGGCGGCACCATCGATTTCCTAGCCGGCGAACAAACCCGAGCTCCTAAGTGGACCCAAGCCATAAAAATGGAATGGCTGCATCGCCTGGCCACCAACCCCAGACGACTAGCCAAACGCTACGCTCTCGACGCGATCTACTTCCCCTGGATCTGCATCCGACAAGGCTGGCATGACGCATGA
- a CDS encoding transcription termination/antitermination NusG family protein has protein sequence MISQTDNTPFDPTADGFTPVVATGNHDWPPPNPEADLEWWVIRTRSRQEKAVATALKSLGLTHFLPLVSTERQWGKRKAKIDAPLFPGYLFLQGSRDDTFAADRTRRIASTLKVEDQLGLHAELVCLREAIGRGADFDPYPYLKHGYYAEVKSGPYKGLRGCIDRKSQQGQLIIQVNVLQSAMALNLGGALLTPLGEFPEKESL, from the coding sequence TTGATCAGCCAAACAGACAACACGCCCTTCGACCCCACCGCCGACGGCTTTACCCCTGTCGTGGCGACGGGGAATCACGACTGGCCCCCCCCCAATCCCGAAGCCGATCTCGAGTGGTGGGTAATCCGAACGCGCAGCCGACAGGAAAAAGCGGTAGCCACGGCCCTTAAATCCCTTGGCCTGACCCATTTCCTGCCTCTGGTCAGCACGGAACGGCAATGGGGAAAACGCAAGGCGAAGATCGATGCTCCGTTGTTCCCCGGGTATCTTTTTCTGCAAGGCAGTCGAGACGACACATTTGCGGCCGACCGGACGCGACGGATCGCCAGCACCCTGAAGGTAGAGGACCAACTGGGGCTTCACGCCGAACTGGTTTGTCTACGAGAAGCGATCGGACGGGGAGCGGACTTCGACCCCTATCCGTACCTCAAACACGGCTACTACGCCGAGGTCAAAAGCGGCCCCTACAAAGGTCTTCGAGGTTGCATCGATCGCAAATCCCAACAGGGCCAACTGATCATCCAAGTCAACGTCCTCCAATCCGCCATGGCCCTAAACCTGGGCGGAGCTCTCCTAACCCCGCTAGGCGAATTCCCCGAAAAAGAATCGCTTTAA
- a CDS encoding transposase, producing the protein MAKKAKTRRVYDEDFKREAVQMLLDGHSAKSVAERLGITCPTIVRRWKQQQLTAAGPVADAMDDRVKELENQLRRVERERDVLKKALIIFGRNE; encoded by the coding sequence ATGGCCAAGAAAGCAAAAACGCGACGGGTTTACGATGAAGACTTTAAGCGAGAGGCAGTTCAAATGCTCCTCGATGGGCACTCCGCAAAGTCGGTGGCAGAACGTCTGGGCATTACCTGCCCAACCATCGTCCGTCGGTGGAAACAGCAGCAGTTGACAGCCGCAGGCCCGGTGGCCGACGCGATGGATGATCGGGTCAAAGAGCTGGAGAATCAGTTGCGTCGCGTCGAGCGGGAGCGCGACGTCTTAAAAAAAGCGTTAATCATTTTCGGCCGCAACGAGTAG
- a CDS encoding IS3 family transposase: MYPAAASIVQLQIASEREVCDFLSLNRSSFQAWQRSGGSERDESDAALLPIVTAVFRKHKRRYGSRRIVEELKTMDIHCGRRRVSKLMEDAGLRAIQPKSFKPRTTESRHRLGYSPNLLLDLLEPTTFGQLWVGDITYIPVDGIGFGYLATLMDRYSRRIVGWDFRDDMTEQLAVTALQRSIRAVQPSAGLIHHTDRGGQYAGKRYRGILSRASMRQSMSRAGDCYDNAFMESCFGTLKTEMGMAEYLSMAIAKRELTEYIQYYNTDRRHSSLGYLTPTQYEAAA; this comes from the coding sequence ATCTATCCCGCTGCCGCGTCGATTGTCCAGCTGCAGATAGCATCCGAGCGAGAGGTCTGTGATTTCCTATCGCTCAATCGGTCTTCCTTTCAAGCCTGGCAGCGTTCCGGAGGCTCGGAGCGCGATGAGTCTGATGCCGCGTTACTGCCGATCGTCACTGCGGTCTTCCGAAAGCATAAACGCCGCTATGGCAGCCGTCGAATCGTTGAGGAACTGAAGACAATGGACATTCATTGCGGCCGTCGCAGAGTGTCAAAACTCATGGAAGATGCAGGACTTCGCGCGATTCAGCCGAAATCGTTTAAGCCGCGAACCACCGAAAGTCGACATCGGCTTGGGTACAGTCCTAACCTTTTGCTGGATCTGCTAGAACCGACCACCTTTGGTCAACTTTGGGTAGGCGACATTACGTACATTCCCGTCGATGGTATTGGTTTTGGATATCTTGCCACGCTGATGGATCGCTATTCACGCCGGATTGTTGGATGGGATTTCCGCGATGACATGACTGAACAACTCGCTGTGACAGCTCTTCAGCGATCGATTCGAGCTGTGCAGCCTTCGGCAGGATTGATTCACCACACTGACCGTGGTGGCCAATATGCAGGAAAGCGGTATCGTGGAATTCTCTCTCGTGCATCAATGCGACAGAGCATGAGTCGTGCGGGCGACTGCTACGACAATGCATTTATGGAATCATGCTTCGGAACTCTCAAGACTGAAATGGGTATGGCCGAATACCTGAGTATGGCGATCGCAAAACGCGAGTTGACTGAGTACATCCAGTACTACAACACCGATCGCCGACATTCATCTCTCGGCTACCTCACGCCGACACAGTACGAAGCCGCCGCATGA
- a CDS encoding 2OG-Fe(II) oxygenase has product MSNFFGEYISEIDLQKLATQAKSAQPFPHFMIDNFLVEEFANEIENSFPRADEIAKRGKSFKAVNERGKTQVTNTNFFPAPLKRLNEILASSEWLCHLEEIMGIENLLADPGLLGGGIHQTGPRGHLDVHVDFNFHQQLKLHRRLNILIYFNRDWQEPWGGNVELWDKEVKNCIRSFSPILNRCVVFATNDISFHGVTRVDCPPDATRNSYAAYYYTKEPPPEWTGVPHSTIFRARPNEQVKSKLLMPLEKMKRKLGRLTSRLFRHA; this is encoded by the coding sequence ATGTCAAATTTTTTTGGTGAATACATTTCCGAAATTGATTTACAGAAACTTGCTACGCAGGCTAAATCTGCTCAACCCTTTCCACATTTCATGATTGACAATTTCCTTGTTGAAGAATTTGCAAATGAAATTGAAAATTCTTTCCCGCGTGCCGATGAGATCGCAAAGCGAGGGAAAAGCTTCAAAGCAGTCAATGAGCGAGGGAAGACCCAAGTAACTAATACAAATTTTTTTCCAGCCCCCCTAAAACGCCTGAATGAAATCTTAGCATCGAGTGAATGGCTCTGCCATCTTGAAGAAATAATGGGAATCGAAAATTTACTGGCGGACCCAGGGCTACTCGGTGGAGGGATCCACCAAACCGGCCCCAGGGGACACCTGGACGTTCACGTCGACTTCAATTTCCATCAGCAGCTCAAACTTCACCGCCGCCTTAACATCCTGATTTACTTCAACCGTGACTGGCAGGAGCCCTGGGGTGGCAATGTCGAACTATGGGACAAAGAAGTTAAAAACTGCATCCGTTCATTCTCTCCAATACTAAACCGCTGTGTCGTCTTTGCCACGAATGACATTAGTTTTCACGGCGTGACGCGAGTTGACTGCCCACCTGATGCAACCCGAAACTCGTACGCGGCATACTACTACACGAAGGAGCCCCCCCCGGAATGGACTGGCGTACCGCACTCAACCATATTCCGGGCAAGACCCAACGAACAGGTAAAGAGCAAGCTCCTAATGCCGCTAGAAAAAATGAAGCGAAAACTTGGCCGGCTAACTTCGCGATTGTTCCGACACGCCTAA